From one Triticum urartu cultivar G1812 chromosome 3, Tu2.1, whole genome shotgun sequence genomic stretch:
- the LOC125548070 gene encoding lachrymatory-factor synthase-like: MAPHGHGPDSETAAPEWRGTVRAAAAGPTPDQAWALLGDFCSLDKWVSLVQTCRRLEGDDGRPGCVRYCAGPVNMAAPGEAVGWSKERLLEVDAAGRSYSYEVVETNKGFGRYRATIGVEPDPAGCAVRWSFEADPVEGWTLEGFVGFLEKLAHGIAKRLEEEIMANVDGDPAALRVF; encoded by the coding sequence ATGGCGCCTCACGGTCACGGCCCGGACAGTGAAACGGCGGCGCCCGAGTGGCGCGGCACCGTGCGCGCCGCGGCGGCGGGGCCGACGCCCGACCAGGCGTGGGCCCTGCTGGGAGACTTCTGCTCCCTCGACAAGTGGGTGTCCCTGGTGCAGACGTGCCGGAGGCTGGAGGGCGACGACGGCCGGCCCGGGTGCGTCCGGTACTGCGCGGGGCCGGTGAACATGGCGGCACCGGGGGAGGCGGTCGGCTGGTCCAAGGAGCGGCTCCTCGAGGTCGACGCCGCGGGGCGGTCCTACAGCTACGAGGTGGTGGAGACCAACAAGGGGTTCGGCCGGTACCGGGCGACCATCGGCGTGGAGCCCGACCCGGCCGGGTGCGCGGTCAGGTGGTCGTTCGAGGCCGATCCCGTCGAGGGGTGGACGCTGGAAGGCTTCGTGGGTTTCCTGGAGAAGCTCGCGCATGGCATTGCCAAGAGGCTCGAAGAGGAGATCATGGCGAACGTCGATGGTGATCCTGCTGCTTTGCGAGTATTTTGA